The following proteins are encoded in a genomic region of Saccharopolyspora antimicrobica:
- the rpmA gene encoding 50S ribosomal protein L27 yields MAHKKGASSSRNGRDSNPKYLGVKRYGGQVVKAGEILIRQRGTKFHPGLNVGRGNDDTLFALEAGTVEFGRYRGRKAVSVKPVEA; encoded by the coding sequence ATGGCACACAAGAAGGGCGCATCCAGCTCTCGGAACGGCCGCGACTCGAACCCCAAGTACCTCGGGGTGAAGCGCTACGGCGGCCAGGTCGTCAAGGCCGGCGAGATCCTGATCCGTCAGCGTGGTACCAAGTTCCACCCGGGTCTGAACGTGGGTCGCGGCAACGACGACACTCTGTTCGCGCTGGAGGCCGGGACCGTCGAGTTCGGACGTTACCGGGGCCGCAAGGCCGTCAGCGTGAAGCCGGTCGAGGCCTGA
- the rplU gene encoding 50S ribosomal protein L21, translating into MYAIVKTGGKQYKVAVGDVVEVEKLEGELGSEVSFPALLVVDGTDVTTDADALAKVSVTGKLVEQTKGPKIRIHKFKNKTGYHKRQGHRQKLTRVEVTGINK; encoded by the coding sequence ATGTACGCGATCGTCAAGACCGGCGGCAAGCAGTACAAGGTGGCTGTCGGAGACGTCGTCGAGGTCGAGAAGCTCGAAGGCGAGCTGGGCTCCGAGGTCAGTTTCCCGGCACTTCTGGTCGTCGATGGCACCGATGTCACGACCGACGCCGACGCGCTGGCCAAGGTGTCGGTGACCGGCAAGCTGGTCGAGCAGACCAAGGGCCCCAAGATCCGCATCCACAAGTTCAAGAACAAGACCGGCTACCACAAGCGACAGGGTCACCGCCAGAAGCTGACCCGCGTCGAGGTCACCGGCATCAACAAGTGA